Within the Malaclemys terrapin pileata isolate rMalTer1 chromosome 24, rMalTer1.hap1, whole genome shotgun sequence genome, the region GGGGGTGGCAGGGGTCTAGTCACAGACACGCAGGGGTGCGGAGGGACTCATTGGATGCCTCTGTCCTGAGAACCTGGGGGGCCCACAGGACAGGCCTTTGGCAGGCGATGGGTGTgtactgggggggcagggggactaCCTCTTCCTACTGAAAGGGGGTTACACATGAACACCCCCAAAAAAACACGGGGGAGGGGCCCATGGAGTGACCCCCCTCTACAGCAACTCGGGGAGGGGCTCCAGACTGAAGCAAGGGGGAGGGGCTACAGGCCCGatgccccgccccccggctcaGGACTGCCCCGCCcaaccccctcagcctgcccccgccGGGAGCCACTTGGCCGGAAGCGGCCCGGACCCGGCCACATTGAGACCCACCCCGTTTCCCAGTTCCGCGTCATCCTCCAACCCGCCCTGGCTCTCAGCCAATCAAAGTGGCGGGACGTTTGAGCGACGTgcggctcagccaatcagggcgTCGTGCCCATACACCTCCCCCCCCTCACCAGGCTCCGGGAGAAGGAATGGACCATCCCGCCGGGCCGCACGTCGAACTCGGCCGTGCTGGGCCCCTCTTCGGCCGTGGCGAACAGGAGGAGAACGGGGACtagcccagcccagagccgccAGGCGCCTACTCCACTGGGCGCCGCCATCTTGGAAGAGATGCCTCCCTACGGCGAGCCGGAGGGGTCAATTCAGAACGAGGCCGAGCCGGATCACGTGAGGAGCATCCCCAGGCGGCCATCTTGGATGTGGGCAGAGGTACCAGGCTGGTAGATTAACCCTTTGGGGACATTCCCATTCTACTCCCTAGAGCCCTGAGGGCAGCAAGGAGGTAGAGTGGGCCCCCACCTTGCCATGAGCTAGGGTGGTGTGGGGGATAGTGCATGCACGAGGGCGCTTCGCTTGCACGAGGGCGACGGCCCATTGTGTGCACGAGGGCGCTTGCACAAGGGTGGTGGTGTTTGCACAATGGAGGCCCAGCTGACTGTTTGCAGAGTGGGGCAGATGGGTGGCTTTGCACGGGGACGTGTTGGTGCGGTTCTGCGGCAGCAACGGCTTCTTGGAGCAGCATGTTGGAAGGAGCAGCACCGTGGGGATGCCGTCCACATAGCGGCACCGTGCAGGGCTCGTGGTGTGGCGTGGGGATGACGTTCGCCAGGCATGCGGCAGTGACGCTGGGGCAGCTTCTCTTAGCAGATGTTTGTGCCACTGTAGAGCTGTGGCACCGTTTGCACAGCAGGGACGGCATTTTCCTTCTGCCAGGGTGACGGCTGTCTCGACTGGTGCTGCCAGGAGCGGGTTCACAGAGCAATCGAACAGCGGCATTGGGTGATCAATGGTGACCTTGCTCTAGGAACGCTACCATAGGAATGGCATGTGCAGAGCCGTTGCTATGGTGCCCTCCATGGCAAGGGTCCTGCAGGGTAGTCGAGGATTgaatgggtgagataatatcttctGGAGAAACAGACGTCCAATGAAAGATGTTACCTCCCGcaccttgtcttgctaatatcctgggaccaacacggctacaacaacactggcttgaatttcagagcggtagccgtgttagtctgtatcaccaaaaggaacgaggagtccttgtggcactttagagactaacaaatgtatttgggcacaagctttcgtgagctacagcccacttcatcagatacatgtgTGTtctctgtatctatctatctatctatcttcctactgtattttccactgcatgcatctgatgaagtgggttttagcccaccaaagcatatgcccaaataaatttgttacgtctctaaagtgccacaaggactccttgttctttttactgGATTGAATGGCTCCTTTTCACCCCCTACAGGTGAGTATGCTGGCCGCACACCATGGGAGAAGTTTGCACTGCTGCTCACTGCCCCTATTTGATAAGGAGAGGATttcattctccagggctgtcaaataGGCCAGCACTAAAttagccccccccaccccacccccaaaccatGAAATAAAAaatctcctcttccctccatctcTTTCAGGTCAGTGTCCATTGGGTCTGGCTCATATGCTCATGCAATGACCTTAACCAGCCCAGGCCCCCTGCTAAAAATGAGGGACTGGCTGCTCTTTGACAGAGGTGCTGCGGAGAGCCAGCACTGCTGCCTGTAAGCGCAGAAATCAATCTAACTGTTCCTGAAGCTGGCTGTGAAATGCTTGATTTATACCATAAGTACAGCTTGCGATTTCACAGAGCGAGGGGCAAATAAAGCTGAAGGAGCTGCTAATTCTCTCATAAATCTCGGGAGGCTTAGCATGAAGGACACCAGCTGGGCTGAGTGTTGTATGCTGCAAAGCGAATTGTCAAACCAGGCTTCCAAGGCACAGGGCAGCTTCGGCGCAGCGTCCCGAGAATAGGCCAGAACAGCGACAGCAGTAACAAGGCTCATTGAGCAGAATTCTGGACTCCCCCCGCCCTTCACACATGCTGAGGCTGCTCGGTTTGCAGAGCTCTTGGAAGCCTGGCGAAGAGACAGGTGGATGTCTGCCGTTGGCATGGGCAGATGTTCGCTGCCTGAGGTCCAGGGGTGACCTGCGGGTCACTCTTTTGGGCTGGTACATTGACAGATTTGAACAGTCGCAGGCATGAAGCACCAGGGGCCACCCTCCCAGACTCTAGCTTTCAGCGGAGAGCTTTACCCCTCGCCCACAGCCACCTGCTGCCTCGGTAACAAGCAAGGAATACAGCCTTGAAGGGCGGGATTGATGGGAAGGGGATCCAAGCACAGGAGACCTCACTGCAACAATAGATGAAGCTGCTATCCCCTTTCTCCAGCGGgcctcaaagggctttacaaactcCACGGCAGGGCATTTGGGTGGTATTCTCACCCACCTGCTggggatggggaaaccgaggcacagaaatgGGCCCCAAGGTGTGTCAGAGTTGAGAATAGTGCTCTGTTCTCTTGCTTCCCAGTTCTAAGCATTGGGCAGTACTCCCCTTTTGCTTTACTCAAACGTTGTTGGGTAATGGTCATTTTAACAGCCccgtgggttttttgttttgcaaataccaaagaaaatgaaaaacaaggtgtaaaataaaacaaaaactcccCTGCAGTGGCAGCTACCGCCTGTGAGGTTGAGCCTGGGGACCTAGTGCACGGGGTAGCAGCAGCACTtgggtttggcccagctgcccctctgtcatgatggtgggagatggctgggccaaatttgagtgagtagcGTTGCAAGCTGGCACATAGGGCCAAAGAGTATGGGGTGGGTTTGCATtgcaaactccccccaccccggcttcCTACTCCACTGGAACCAGCATCTGACCCTCCTCTGGCTGGAGAAAATGAAACCACACAAAattccccccaaaaataaaatgatATAGAGAATTTGATGGGGTTCTAATCACTTTCTTTCTCCCTGGCATCATCATATCCGAATAAAGAGGGCCTGGGGAGCAAATGTAACAGGACCTCTTTATATGGCTTCTTGCCTTGTTGTTCCTGTTTGGTTGTAAATATGTATCTTCAGGACAGTAAGCTCTGCGGTCTTAGATCATGCCTGCACAGAGGCAGTGCTTTAACAATACAGACTCAGGTTACAGGCACTTCTACACCTTCCCATCATCATCTTCGTGGTTTTGTTGGCAGCCGGTTTGGCACGGTCTCCACGGGCTTTTGGGCTTTAGCTTAAAGAGGAAAATGGGATCTAACAGCTAAGGGAACTTGTAAGGTGTATAGAAAGCTCCTACGGAGAAGCATCTTTAATCATCTTTCAAACCCACAAGGAGACTGGTTTTCACACTGAgaggaaaacattctttattttatGAATACGTTGGACAGAACACTAAGCCTCGTTCAGCGATGCTGCGGCGTGGCCAGAACAGGACTTACCCAGGCTTGCAAGAGCAATTTGCTGCACAACTTTTAATCGCTTCTAAACCCATGTAAATCGCAGCTAAGAAACAGCCCAGAAATCACTGCCAGGAGCAAAAAGAATCTCCATGCTGAAGACGATCAAGTCATTTAGactgtgggaagaaaaaaaaccccacacagtaTGCGAGGCCTTCTGCCATGCAGGCCCAGGGCAGGAGGAAAACCCAGCACCGGCTACAAGACGGGATAGCTGGCTTGATTGGCCACACCACAGTGATTGTTGGCTCCTTTCGCCAGCCGGATGTAACCTTTTTCGCCCCATAGCTCAGACCAGCTGCGGGAAGATAAAGTGAAGAGAGCATGAGAGAATCTCTGTGCGAACTGAAGGGCGTTTGAACATTATAATGAGAAAGAAAAGTTGTCCCAATatgctagaccagtggttttcaaactgcgggtacTGGGTCGCGggggctctggtcagcaccgctgaccgggccgttaaaagtcccatctgCAGTGCTCCCAGCTAAGgcggctagtccctacctgttctgacaccacgctgcgccccggaagcggccagcagcaggtccggctcctaggttgGGGGGCAATGGAGCTgcacgcgctgcccccgccccgagcaccggctccgcactcccattgactGAAAAGTCTGTCTTTGCACCCCCGCTGTGCCGCTGcccgggagccgcccgaggtaagcccgtgccccaaccccacgccccaatcccctgccctaagCTCCACcctaaacccagagccccttcctgtaccccaagcccctcatccccggccccaccccagagcctgcacccagagcccagaccccctcatgcaccccaacccccagccctgatcccccccaaaaccagagccccctcctgcaccccaaacccctcatccctggccccaccccagagcctgcacccccagcccagagccccctcccacactctgaacccctcattcccagcccccccccgcagccaaaccctctgccccagccccaagcccctcccacaccccaaacccctcatccccagctcctttgggtcacgggcatcaacaattttcttcaactgggtccccagaaaaagaGTTTCAAAACCACCGTGCTAGAGGCCAGCTTCAAGGATCCTTTGAGCATCTGCCTAACCAGCTGTCCACTGGCTGATCTCAAGTTCTCCAGACCATCCAGTGAAGGCACCGAACGCTTGTTCTCTGCAGCGGGACGCCGTGCATTGGCACGTCCCTTCTGCCGTCGATCACAAATGGAATAAATCTGGCAGCCTCAGCTCAGCCGTTTCTCCAGAATACCCCTCCGTCAACTAGCAAGTTTGGCCTTCTCGTTTCAGGAGCCACCAGGGAGAGGGTAGGGAAAGGAGCCACGTGGCACTGAGGCACTGTAAGGTGGGGGAGGGTTGCCCAGCGCTCAGTCCACGTACGCCTGGCTCCTGACAGCTGCTTAGCTCTTTCATTTTAAGACGGCAGAAATCCAAAGACCGGGCCCAGAGCGGGACAGatctccggggtggggggggtgcaagTTTGCACGAGTGACCATCCTGAGGCCTTGGGAATGCGTGCGGTCGGGGAGCAGGGtgaagggttgtgagttcacacGTGGGCACCTGCATGCTGGTGGGCAGGGATTGAGTTGGCCCAGTGTGTCCTGCAGGAGGGGTAAGGGGGGGAGTttacatgtgtgtgtgcacatgcaatcTGAGGGGAGGATGCACATCTTGGAGGCGGAGCGTGttttgatcatagaatcatagaatctcagggttggaagggatctcaggaggtcatctagtccaaccccctgctcaaagcaggaccaatccccaactaaatcatcccagccagggctttgtcaagccgggtcttaaaaatctctaaggaaggagattccaccacctccctagggaacccattccagtgcttcaccaccctcctagtgaaatagtgtttcctaatatccaacctagacctcccccactgcaacttgacaccattactccttgttgtgtcatctgccaccactgagaacagccgaactccatcctctttggaacccccttgaTGAGTGTACACATAcagttgggggctggggaggaagtgggggggtGCATTTTCACAGAGGGCATGGGTTGGAAGCAGCTTTGGATGCCGCCAGAAGGTGACAGAGGTGAGTGTGCCAAGGGTGTCTCGGGGAGAGTCTCTCGCCTGGCTACTCCCCCTCACCTGTTCTTTAGGAGCCAATAGGGGGTGCTCTTCCCGTTCTCCTGGGACGTGCCGTAGCCCACGGCCAGCATCGCGTGGTTCACTGTTTGGCTGCACTGGCTGTCGGTGAAGACTCCTGGGGAGAGCAAAGCCGGAGTGAGATGAGGGAGGTCCCAGCGGATCGGAAGGAAAAACTCTCCCAGGGCATAGGGAGCCCGGACAGCTCAGTGAAAAAGCCCCGAGCCAAAGTGCAGGAATCCCGTGTCCTGTTCTGGTCTGCACAGAAggacgttgataaattggagagggctcagagcagAGCCATCGTGACGATCAAAGAATCTGGGCTTGTCTCCAGCTGTAGCGCTTAGCGAAGATTTTccctatgtcaatgggagagtttctcccctCGGGgttggtactccacctccctgagaagcagtaGTTCTGTTGACGGGAGAAGGCCTCCTGTCGCGGTAGTGCTGACTAGAcccgggggttaggttggtataactacgtcgctcagaaAACACGCCCCATAGTGATTGACTCAAGCAAGGAGCTCAATTCTATTTAGCTTCAAgtgaaggctaaggggtgacttacCAGTCTCTAAGTACCTCCagggggaataaatatttgagactgggctctttagtctagcagacaaaggcgtAACGTGAtcgaatggctggaagttgaagctaaacaaattcagactggaaataaggggcaGACTTTTCAcagcgagggtaattaaccattggaactcaCAGTGGATTCTCCCTCcggggcaatttttaaatcaaggtttcctaaaagatctgttgAAGCagaggtgctgactctgtgggtgctctggggctggagcacctacgggggaaaaatggtgggtgctaagcacccaccggcagcccccctatcagaacctccccctccccgcagcgcctcctgcccgccgcaATCCACTGTTTcacagcgtgcaggaggctctgggggggaggagggaggagcaaggatggggcaggaagaagcagggtgggggtggggccttgggagaggaggcggagtgagggcagggcttggggcagagccaAGGTGGGGCAAATACCCCCCCGCACATTGTAAAGTCTGCACTTCTGTGCTCTAGCAATTAATTCAGGCAAGTCCTACGGCCTGCATTATGCAAGACATCAAACTAGATCAGTAGCTTCCAACCTGTGGCCGGTGGACTCCTGGGAGTCTGCCGACAATGCCTccgatttccaaaggggtccgcccCTCCATTCAAAAGGTATAGGGTCCGcaaatgagaaaaggttgaaaaccactgggttagattatcccagtgatcccttctggccatagACTCTCTGGGACGTTTGGTACCTGACTTGTAGAAGTGGAAGTGGAAGGTGCTGGCATCCACAGCAGTGGAGACCGGgccgacagtggccactgcctGCTCCAGAGCGGTCTCGTTGCCTGGCTGGATCTGCATGAGAGAGGTGCAGTTGGCAGCGTTGTCCTGGGGGTTGTAATGGCAGCTGAATTCGTCCTGCAGAGAAAGGAGATGGAACGGGAGCTCGGGCACTGTTCCCTGGAGAAGCAGCCGCCCGCCCCAGGAGGCCACGCTCGCCTACGTTACCCTCTCCAAGTAGGGGTAGTTGAGCTCCGAGTTGATGCCCTTGTTGTCCCGCACGTACTGGAAGGCCCGAGTGATGAAGCCCCCATGGCACCCGTTGTTCCCCAGCCTCCTCGAGCAGTCCATGAGGTTCTGCTCACTCAGTGACACCAGTTTGCCCGTCTTCTTGAAGACCAAGCCCTCCAGGGCTCCCGTGGCACTGAAAGCCCAGCAGGACCCGCAGTGGCCCTGCAGAAAGCAAGGCAGGTAGGTGGGGGACAGGTTCGAGCTCAGacgttctcaacctatttacccgTATGCCCATGGAGGACGTCCCATGGGccatgtgctgattgggccgcgggttgagaaccaccgtTTTAGCTCAACCAGGAGCTGCTGGGCTCGGTGCAAGAATCCCAGCGGGAGGTTCCCTGGGCTGTGTAATCGTCAGGGCCTTACAAGCTCTTGCTCGCTGGAAAGTGGCGGGAAAGGGGTCCAAGCCCCAACACGAGGCCGGGGAACTGGAGCAGCAGAGAGCAGCTGGGGTGCTCTGGCTGCCCCTCCGCCCCGTGGCAGGGTTGGGGATTTGCAACGGGGACCCTCGCCTCTGGGGCTTGCTCCCTCTGGTGGTGGCTGTTAGATGGGGGAAGAAATTCCCACCACCGCCTGCTTTTAGCGATCCCGGCTCCCGCCCCAGTGCGGCGGGGCACGTGGCCGAAGTGAACCCAACTCCTGCACGGCAGGGGCTGGATCAGGCTCAAGCTCCAGGCAAAGGcgcttggggaggcagaggcaggacCCCAGGGGAGCAAAGGCCGATTCCATGGGGCTTCATGGAAACCAGGACAGGCCAAGGGCCGACCAATTCCACGCGGGTTAGCCACCTGCCAGGCCGTCCTCTAGGCCCCGGGCTGAGCACATTCCAGAGGGGCAACCAAGGGCCCCTCCATCCATCAGCCAGGAAACCACAGGCAGCGACGCTGTTCAGACAGGCAGCCAGGCCCGCCTGAGGGTTGCCTTGACCCAGGCTCTGGGGGCCAGTGACAGGGAGCTCCGGGGCTGGGAGGTTTCCATGGCTGGCTGCGGGGTTAGGCCCCAAGCAGGGAGCTCTCTGCACCGGCACCCACCTGGTTTTTCACGGGGGTGACATAACCCTTTGCGCGCCAGTCCACCTCCTTGGGAGTCTCCCGAGCAGCCGATGCCTGGAAGAGAGGCACCTTCCCGCCGTGCCGCTCGGCTAGGAAACCGTTCAGAAGCTGGTTAAACTCTTCGTCCGTCTGGAGGGGAAGGAAAGTTTTAAATCCGGAGAGCAGGCGACTGAGAACTCCTGGCCAACAGAGGAGCTGCATTCTCAGCCCTGGCCCCCAACCCCTGAGGAGACAGACAGATCAGACAGCTGATGATGTTGAGAGAGGGGGAGACAGCCCCACGGAGAGACTGGGGAGCTCGTAGGAGGAGGCTCTTGCACCAATGGCAGCTAGGAGGCCAATGAAGAGGCAGGTGCTGAAGGAGGGAAAGTTATAAAACAGCGGGGCCCTGACGTGAGTAGGGGCAGCAGTGGGTATGGAGGTGGATGGGGCGAAGGGAGCGGAGTCAcgggtgggctgggagctgggatctGCCGGGCCCAGCAAGAAGTGGGGAGTCATATGAGGCAGAGGGAGAAACCAGGGAGGAGGCTTCGGGTTTGGTCCTACGGGTGCCTCGCCCCGCAACCAAATGCCAGGATCCGCGCCGGGGGGCAGGTTACCAGGTCCCCGAAGTGGTTCATTTCCAGCCGGTAGCTGTGCTTCCCCAGAGACTCCTCCAGGTTGTGGCGCTCGATCCGCCGCAGGTTCTTCTCCCAGACCGTCCTGCGGAAAGCTTCCGCCTCCTGCCAGGGGACGGAACGACAGCTTGGTTACACTTGGCCATGGCCCCCCCGCCCTGCAAGCAAACATCCAGCAGGCAGGCAGTGATGGGAGCCGTGGTTGGCCCCAGCCCGGCCTGAGTTCCATTGAGGGGGGCGACGTGTGGGAATCCGGGCACCCGCGAGCCGGCCAGGAGCTCGGCTCGCCTGGGCAGGCTCTGTGCAGCCGGTGAGCACAggccgcggggctggggagggcggAGCAGCGAGGGTAAGAGAAAGCAGCAAACATTTCGCCTCAAACGTTTGAGAGCTGGTAGCTTTCCTGCCTGCTCCCAATCCTCCCTGATTCTCCATGCACCACAGCTGCTTGCAGGGGCTGAAGTACGGGGGCAGAGCAcatgtccccctcctctcccaggcctggctaAATAGGGCATTCCCTAAGActacccctccttcccagctccattAACCCCCGAATCTCCCTattcccagctgggagcagatgTGCCAAAATTCAGCCTAAGAGGCTGGACCCCCCGCGTGGCTGAAACCCCacaggagctgggggagccctGAGGCTTCCCAGAGGGTGGAGGAGCAGCCAAACCCCTACAGCCATTGGGGCTCACCCCATCCCCCATCAGACCCCAGCGAGGAAGGAAGCAACAGCCATTccaaacactgaatctatctccccttgtaagtattctcacccttcttatcaaactgtctgtactgggctagcttgattatcacttcaaaagttttttttctcttacttaattggcctctcagagttggtaagacaactcccacctgttcatgctctctgtatgtgtgtatatatatctcctcaatatacgttccactctatatgcatccgaagaagtgggctgtagcccacgaaagcttatgctctaatcaatgtgttagtgtctaaggtgccacaagtcctcctgttctttttgcggatacagactaacacggctgctactctgaaagctccCCTACAGGGGCAGCTGACATCCAGGTCCTACAACCTCCCAGCCAAGCCACCACGGCTCTCCGGGAAGTCGAGTCTGGCCGTGCCCCGGCCGCTTCGCACGGCCCGGTGGGTGCTGCTCGCTCTcgggcagctggggctggaagtGCTGGATTGCAAGAAGGCCTTGCTCGCTACTtccctctcccctacccccaaaaATCCTCGAAGCTCGGGCTCTAGCCACTCGGTTTGGTTCAAATGCAGCCGAGCGAGGAAATCCCGCTCCCAGGGAGTGAAGGAGATGGAGCGAGCCGGGGGACAGCCGACGAGACGGTCACAGTGGCCAAGCCACGAAGAGTCACTGGGGCCGCAGTACTTACTTCAGGATAGTCCTTAGCGTGGAAGGTCTTCCATCCTCGCCAGCCTTCCTCCAGGGCAGGGTCCCGTGCCCCGGACGCACCCAGCAGGACCACAAGGGACCCCACCAGCACTGGCAGCTGCATCTCTCTCAGGCTGGGTGGGTTA harbors:
- the LOC128828738 gene encoding procathepsin L-like; the encoded protein is MQLPVLVGSLVVLLGASGARDPALEEGWRGWKTFHAKDYPEEAEAFRRTVWEKNLRRIERHNLEESLGKHSYRLEMNHFGDLTDEEFNQLLNGFLAERHGGKVPLFQASAARETPKEVDWRAKGYVTPVKNQGHCGSCWAFSATGALEGLVFKKTGKLVSLSEQNLMDCSRRLGNNGCHGGFITRAFQYVRDNKGINSELNYPYLERDEFSCHYNPQDNAANCTSLMQIQPGNETALEQAVATVGPVSTAVDASTFHFHFYKSGVFTDSQCSQTVNHAMLAVGYGTSQENGKSTPYWLLKNSWSELWGEKGYIRLAKGANNHCGVANQASYPVL